CCGTGCCGCTCGGGCTGGCCGGCGTCCGGGATCCCGGAGTGAGACGTCTCTACCTCGAAACGCTGCGGGTCGGGCGAGCCACTCCCGGCCCGGCCCGCCGTATCTGGATCCAGCCGGAGGACGACGTGCCGCACATCCGCGACCCGCTGACACGACTGCGCGACGCGGTCGGCCTGCGGCCCGCGCAACTCGTCGTCGCGACCGACCTGACAAGCGCCGCGGCGGAAGTCCTCTGCACCCGCGACCTGTTGCTGTGCACCCCCGCGCAGGCCGAGGAACTCGCCCTGACCTGGCGGCCCGTCGGCGAGCTCGCGCTCAGCCGGGGGTTCGCCCTCGCCGCCGCGGGAGACGGCAATCCACAGCACATCGAAGCGCGCCTGGGCCACGCCATCGCCCGCTGCCTCGGCGCGGACACCACGGGAGAGGAAGCGACTTGAGCACCGAGGCACTGTTACGCGACATGCGCCGGCAGCTGCGTGACGGCGGTCTGCACGGCTGCATGCTCGTGCGGGATCTGCACACGGGGGAAGAGCTGGGGATCGAGCCGGACACCCCGCTGCCGTCCTCGTCCCTGGTCAAGGTCCCGCTCGCGCTGGCGACCTTCGAGCGCATCCGACGGGGCGAACTCGACGGGGCGACACCGCTCGACGTACCCCCCGGGCGGATCACCACGCCCGGCCCGATCGGGCTGAGCCGGTTCCGCCACCCCGCCCGGGTAGCGGTCGACGACCTGCTCTACCTGAGCATGTGCCTGAGTGACAGCCAGGCCGCGGAAGCGCTGTTCGGCCTCACTCCGCCCGCCCGCGTGGCCGACCTCCTCCACGAGTTCGGCCTGCGCGACATCACTGTCCGGCACACCGTGGACGAGCTGACCGACACCCCCGTCGAACGCTTCGACGCCGCCGACGTGCACCTCGCTCACGCCCTGGCCATCGAGGGCGGCACCAGCGGCCGCGGACACCGGGTGCCGCACCTCGACACCACCCGCGCCAACACCGGCAGCGCCCGCGCCTGGGTCGAACTGCTCCAGGCCCTGTGGACGCCGTCGAAGGTCCACCCGCAGGTGGCCGAGCAGGTACGCGACCTCATGCGGCACAACGTGCTCCGGCAGCGCCTCGCCCCGGACTTCAGCTCCGACGCCACCACCTGGTCCTCCAAGACCGGCACGCTCCTCAACCTCCGTCACGAGATCGGCGTCGTCGAGCACGCCGACGGCCAGGCGTTCGCCATCGCCGTCCTCACCGAGTCACTCGTGCCGGCCAGCTTCCAGCCCGGCGCGGAGGCCCTCATGGCGCAGGTCGCCCGCACGCTGCGGGATCACCTTCGGCAACTGTGACGGTCGAGCCTGCCCGGGGGACGATCGCACTCGTGCTCCCGGGCGGCCGAGGGACTTGGGCATCCATCGAGCGTGGATCAGGCCAGGGAGCAGGTGGCGCCGTTGAGGGTGAAGGCGCTCGGGCTGGGATTCGCGGTGTCCCGGGTCGCCGCGAAGCCGAGGGTGACGGAGCCCGTCGCGGGGATCTGCGCGGTGTACGCGGCGGAGGCGACGCTGACCTCGGCGCTGCTCTGCGTCGCGGTGCCGCCCCACAGGTTGGTGACGCGCCGGCTGTCGGGGAACGTCCAGCGCAGAGCCCAGCCGTTGATCGTCGAGCCGCCGGTGTTGCGGACGACGATCTCGCCCTGGAAGCCGCCGGACCACTGGCTAGTGCCGCGGCAGGCAACGTTTGCCCCGTCGCGACGCCCGGCACGCTCCCCCACTGCCCTAAAGGCGTGGGAGGTGCCCCCACTCGCCGCACCGGGCACAGACCCAAGTACATCCAGTACGAGGGACTGCGCCCGGCACGCCGAGAGCACGCACCGGACGCCGCTCCTTGACGGGCAAACGTTGCCTGCCGCGGCACTAGTCATGCGGCAGCGGCCCTCGCCGTGCAGCTGGCGGTCGCGGACGGGGAGTTCGCCCCGGCCGGGCCGGCGGCGACAAAGCCGAACGTGGCGCTCGCACCCGGCGCGAGCGTGCCGTTCCACGACGCGTTGGCGACGGTGGCCGTGCCGTCGGCGGCCGTGGTGAGCATGCCGTTCCAGACCTGACTGAGACGTGCGCCGTCGGCCGGTACGACGGTCGCGGTCCAGCCCGAGACGGGGGAGGTGGACGTGTTGGTCACCGTCACCTCGCCCTGATAGCCGCCCTGCCAGCTGGAAACGGCACGGAAGGACGCGGTGCAACCGGGCTCACCGCCGCCCGGCCCGCCGGGGTCGCCCGGGCTGAGGAGCGCGGTCAGGGCCGGATACCAGCGGGCGGCGATCTTGTCGTCGCCGGAGGCATTGGGGTGGACGCCGTCGTAGGTGTCGGTGGCGGTGCTGAAGCCCGTCCACTGGTCGACCACGGTCACCGGGGAGCGGCTGCTGCTCGTCGCCCGGGCCCAGTCGGGGATCCGGGCGTTGAAGTCGACGACACGCTGCGCGCAGGCCGAGCAACTGCTGGGGTTCAGGGGGATGAGCTGCGCGACGAGGATCCTTATGTCCGGGTT
The nucleotide sequence above comes from Streptomyces sp. NL15-2K. Encoded proteins:
- a CDS encoding GDSL-type esterase/lipase family protein, whose amino-acid sequence is MRSTPRLPLWLVQGLGLLAALLLSLGVTLAPRAAAAPAADPVRIMPLGDSITGSPGCWRAVLWNRLQSAGYTDIDFVGTLPPQGCGQAHDGDNEGHGGELVTNVADQNLLPGRLAATLPDIIVMHFGTNDVWSSIAPDRILAAYTKLVGQMRASNPDIRILVAQLIPLNPSSCSACAQRVVDFNARIPDWARATSSSRSPVTVVDQWTGFSTATDTYDGVHPNASGDDKIAARWYPALTALLSPGDPGGPGGGEPGCTASFRAVSSWQGGYQGEVTVTNTSTSPVSGWTATVVPADGARLSQVWNGMLTTAADGTATVANASWNGTLAPGASATFGFVAAGPAGANSPSATASCTARAAAA
- a CDS encoding serine hydrolase, producing the protein MSTEALLRDMRRQLRDGGLHGCMLVRDLHTGEELGIEPDTPLPSSSLVKVPLALATFERIRRGELDGATPLDVPPGRITTPGPIGLSRFRHPARVAVDDLLYLSMCLSDSQAAEALFGLTPPARVADLLHEFGLRDITVRHTVDELTDTPVERFDAADVHLAHALAIEGGTSGRGHRVPHLDTTRANTGSARAWVELLQALWTPSKVHPQVAEQVRDLMRHNVLRQRLAPDFSSDATTWSSKTGTLLNLRHEIGVVEHADGQAFAIAVLTESLVPASFQPGAEALMAQVARTLRDHLRQL